The following are from one region of the Salvia hispanica cultivar TCC Black 2014 chromosome 1, UniMelb_Shisp_WGS_1.0, whole genome shotgun sequence genome:
- the LOC125201448 gene encoding protein DETOXIFICATION 40-like, producing MPQSVAHSSSSELENVLTNTDLAWSTRYKKATWIELKLLSKLAAPAVFMYLLNNSMSMFTRIFAGHLGNLQFAAACLGNQGIQLFAYGLLLGMGSAVETLCGQAYGAGRYEMLGIYLQRATVVLTLFSLPLVAIYLLSRRLLLAIGEEREVAELASVFVYGLIPQVLAYAVNFPMQKFLQAQSIVVPGAVISLATLAVHLVASWAAVWRMGMGLVGAALVLSLSWWIMVVAQVVYILRSQRCKDTWRGFRWEALTGLGEFVKLSIGSAVMLCLEAWYFQVLVLVAGLLEDPELSLDALSVCMSINGLLFTVAIGFNAAASVRVGNEIGAGHRKAAAFSVVVVNSVSLVVAVIEAIVVLSQRHVISYVFTGGERVADAVSDLCPFLAVTLVLNGLQPVLSGVAVGCGWQAYVAYVNIGCYYVVGIPVGCVLGFKFNLGIKGIWSGMIGGTMMQTLILLFVTFRTDWNKEVEKAQKRLDRWQDTIKEPLLLKE from the exons ATGCCGCAAAGCGTGGCTCATTCGAGCTCCTCAGAGCTCGAAAATGTCCTGACAAACACGGATTTAGCATGGTCGACCCGATACAAAAAGGCCACGTGGATCGAGCTCAAACTCCTCTCCAAACTCGCCGCCCCCGCCGTCTTCATGTACCTCCTCAACAACTCCATGTCCATGTTCACCCGCATCTTCGCCGGCCACCTCGGCAACCTCCAGTTCGCCGCCGCCTGCCTCGGCAACCAAGGCATCCAGCTCTTCGCCTACGGCCTCCTC CTCGGCATGGGGAGCGCCGTCGAGACCCTCTGCGGCCAGGCCTACGGCGCCGGGCGCTACGAGATGCTCGGAATCTACCTCCAGCGCGCCACCGTGGTGCTCACGCTCTTCAGCCTCCCGCTCGTGGCGATCTACCTTCTGTCGCGCCGGCTCCTGTTGGCGATCGGCGAGGAGAGGGAGGTGGCTGAGCTGGCGTCCGTGTTCGTCTACGGCCTCATCCCCCAG GTGCTGGCGTACGCGGTGAATTTCCCGATGCAGAAGTTCCTGCAGGCGCAGAGCATCGTGGTGCCGGGGGCGGTAATATCGCTGGCGACGCTGGCGGTGCATCTGGTGGCGAGCTGGGCGGCGGTGTGGCGGATGGGGATGGGGCTGGTGGGGGCGGCGCTGGTGCTGAGTTTGTCGTGGTGGATCATGGTTGTGGCGCAGGTGGTCTACATTTTGAGGAGCCAACGGTGTAAGGACACGTGGAGGGGGTTCAGGTGGGAGGCGCTGACGGGTTTAGGGGAGTTTGTGAAGCTGTCGATTGGATCCGCGGTGATGTTGTGCTTGGAGGCGTGGTACTTTCAG gTATTAGTCTTGGTTGCGGGACTGCTGGAGGATCCAGAGCTCTCCTTGGATGCTCTTTCAGTATG CATGTCAATAAATGGGCTACTATTCACGGTCGCAATCGGATTCAATGCCGCTGCCAG TGTGAGAGTGGGGAATGAGATCGGAGCAGGGCACCGCAAGGCTGCCGCGTTCTCGGTGGTTGTAGTTAATTCAGTGTCGTTGGTGGTGGCGGTGATCGAGGCCATCGTGGTGCTGTCGCAGCGCCACGTCATCAGCTATGTGTTCACTGGCGGCGAAAGAGTGGCCGATGCGGTGTCGGATCTCTGTCCTTTCTTGGCAGTCACCTTAGTACTAAACGGCCTCCAACCGGTCTTGTCAG gaGTGGCGGTGGGGTGTGGATGGCAAGCATATGTGGCATATGTGAATATAGGATGCTATTATGTGGTGGGAATTCCAGTGGGATGCGTTCTTGGGTTCAAATTCAATCTTGGTATTAAG GGCATATGGTCGGGCATGATCGGAGGGACGATGATGCAAACTTTGATCTTATTATTTGTCACATTTCGTACGGATTGGAATAAAGAG GTGGAGAAAGCCCAGAAACGATTGGACAGGTGGCAAGATACTATTAAGGAGCCACTGCTGCTTAAGGAATAA
- the LOC125202861 gene encoding uncharacterized GPI-anchored protein At1g61900-like isoform X1 has translation MRGRLHIFGSILLLVILCIHESSGNFLGDSKSSALAERRADLLLPQISPNAAPQPLLPLLAPSPLTPFTNISIIPKLSGTCVLNFTALSNMMMVTSTDCMAAFAPVLANVVCCPQVEATLVILIGQSSKYTNTLALNGTLAAHCLSDFQQILVGQGANDSLSKICSIHSSHLTGGSCPVSDVSEFESTVETSNLLAACGKVDSVNECCQQVCQNAILDAARKLAEKAYSLLSLDGSHVLSDHTRINDCKSIVLRWLGSKLEPSRAKEVLRGISNCKINKVCPLKFPNMSRVIEGCGAGKSNQTACCSSVESYVSHLQRQSFVTNLQALNCAAALGVRLRKANITENVYSQCHISLKDFSLQVGVQESGCLLPSLPSDVVFDQSAGVSFLCDLNDNIPAPWPTTTQLPASSCNKTVKIPALPAVASGQKNFQQTGSNYAASLVANVALLILI, from the exons ATGAGGGGACGTTTGCACATTTTTGGTTCAATTCTGCTTCTGGTGATTTTGT GTATACATGAATCATCTGGCAACTTTTTGGGTGATTCCAAAAGTTCTGCTCTGGCAGAAAGAAGGGCGGATTTACTTTTACCCCAAATTTCCCCAAATGCTGCTCCTCAGCCGCTCCTTCCTCTTCTTGCCCCATCTCCATTAACACCATtcacaaatattagtataatccCCAAATTATCTG GAACTTGTGTGCTGAACTTTACGGCACTATCAAACATGATGATGGTGACATCAACCGATTGTATGGCTGCATTCGCACCAGTTTTGGCAAACGTAGTGTGCTGTCCTCAAGTGGAGGCTACATTAGTGATTCTCATTGGCCAATCTAGTAAATATACCAATACGCTAGCTTTAAACGGAACACTTGCTGCACATTGCCTTTCAGATTTTCAACAGATTTTGGTGGGTCAGGGAGCCAACGATAGTTTATCCAAGATTTGCTCGATTCATTCATCGCATCTTACTGGAGGTTCTTGCCCAGTTAGCGATGTTTCCGAGTTTGAGAGCACTGTAGAAACATCTAACCTTCTAGCTGCCTGTGGGAAGGTTGATTCTGTGAATGAATGCTGCCAGCAAGTTTGTCAGAATGCTATTCTCGATGCTGCTAGGAAGCTAGCCGAAAAAGCTTACAGCCTTCTAAGCCTAGACGGTTCTCATGTTCTCTCTGATCATACTAGGATTAATGACTGCAAAAGTATTGTACTGCGATGGCTTGGAAGTAAACTCGAGCCTTCTCGTGCAAAAGAAGTTCTTCGAGGAATATCTAATTGCAAAATTAACAAAG TATGTCCTCTGAAATTCCCAAACATGAGCCGTGTCATAGAAGGGTGTGGTGCTGGAAAGAGTAATCAGACAGCTTGTTGCAGTTCAGTTGAGAGCTATGTCTCTCACCTGCAAAGGCAGAGCTTCGTCACAAACTTGCAAGCCTTAAATTGTGCTGCGGCACTTGGAGTAAGGTTACGGAAAGCAAACATTACCGAGAACGTCTACAGCCAATGTCATATTAGCCTCAAAGACTTCTCCCTCCAAG TTGGCGTTCAAG AATCCGGATGCCTTCTTCCCAGCTTGCCATCGGATGTAGTATTCGACCAGTCTGCAGGGGTCAGCTTTCTATGTGATTTGAACGATAACATTCCCGCTCCTTGGCCTACAACCACACAGCTGCCAGCTTCGTCGTGCAACAAAA CCGTCAAAATTCCTGCCCTTCCTGCAGTGGCTTCTGGGCAAAAAA ACTTTCAGCAAACGGGATCAAACTATGCAGCGTCTTTGGTGGCCAACGTTGCCCTCTTGATTCTGATATAG
- the LOC125202861 gene encoding uncharacterized GPI-anchored protein At1g61900-like isoform X2 yields the protein MVSPPLGGCCSTAYGIHESSGNFLGDSKSSALAERRADLLLPQISPNAAPQPLLPLLAPSPLTPFTNISIIPKLSGTCVLNFTALSNMMMVTSTDCMAAFAPVLANVVCCPQVEATLVILIGQSSKYTNTLALNGTLAAHCLSDFQQILVGQGANDSLSKICSIHSSHLTGGSCPVSDVSEFESTVETSNLLAACGKVDSVNECCQQVCQNAILDAARKLAEKAYSLLSLDGSHVLSDHTRINDCKSIVLRWLGSKLEPSRAKEVLRGISNCKINKVCPLKFPNMSRVIEGCGAGKSNQTACCSSVESYVSHLQRQSFVTNLQALNCAAALGVRLRKANITENVYSQCHISLKDFSLQVGVQESGCLLPSLPSDVVFDQSAGVSFLCDLNDNIPAPWPTTTQLPASSCNKTVKIPALPAVASGQKNFQQTGSNYAASLVANVALLILI from the exons ATGGTCTCACCCCCTTTGGGTGGTTGTTGCAGCACAGCATATG GTATACATGAATCATCTGGCAACTTTTTGGGTGATTCCAAAAGTTCTGCTCTGGCAGAAAGAAGGGCGGATTTACTTTTACCCCAAATTTCCCCAAATGCTGCTCCTCAGCCGCTCCTTCCTCTTCTTGCCCCATCTCCATTAACACCATtcacaaatattagtataatccCCAAATTATCTG GAACTTGTGTGCTGAACTTTACGGCACTATCAAACATGATGATGGTGACATCAACCGATTGTATGGCTGCATTCGCACCAGTTTTGGCAAACGTAGTGTGCTGTCCTCAAGTGGAGGCTACATTAGTGATTCTCATTGGCCAATCTAGTAAATATACCAATACGCTAGCTTTAAACGGAACACTTGCTGCACATTGCCTTTCAGATTTTCAACAGATTTTGGTGGGTCAGGGAGCCAACGATAGTTTATCCAAGATTTGCTCGATTCATTCATCGCATCTTACTGGAGGTTCTTGCCCAGTTAGCGATGTTTCCGAGTTTGAGAGCACTGTAGAAACATCTAACCTTCTAGCTGCCTGTGGGAAGGTTGATTCTGTGAATGAATGCTGCCAGCAAGTTTGTCAGAATGCTATTCTCGATGCTGCTAGGAAGCTAGCCGAAAAAGCTTACAGCCTTCTAAGCCTAGACGGTTCTCATGTTCTCTCTGATCATACTAGGATTAATGACTGCAAAAGTATTGTACTGCGATGGCTTGGAAGTAAACTCGAGCCTTCTCGTGCAAAAGAAGTTCTTCGAGGAATATCTAATTGCAAAATTAACAAAG TATGTCCTCTGAAATTCCCAAACATGAGCCGTGTCATAGAAGGGTGTGGTGCTGGAAAGAGTAATCAGACAGCTTGTTGCAGTTCAGTTGAGAGCTATGTCTCTCACCTGCAAAGGCAGAGCTTCGTCACAAACTTGCAAGCCTTAAATTGTGCTGCGGCACTTGGAGTAAGGTTACGGAAAGCAAACATTACCGAGAACGTCTACAGCCAATGTCATATTAGCCTCAAAGACTTCTCCCTCCAAG TTGGCGTTCAAG AATCCGGATGCCTTCTTCCCAGCTTGCCATCGGATGTAGTATTCGACCAGTCTGCAGGGGTCAGCTTTCTATGTGATTTGAACGATAACATTCCCGCTCCTTGGCCTACAACCACACAGCTGCCAGCTTCGTCGTGCAACAAAA CCGTCAAAATTCCTGCCCTTCCTGCAGTGGCTTCTGGGCAAAAAA ACTTTCAGCAAACGGGATCAAACTATGCAGCGTCTTTGGTGGCCAACGTTGCCCTCTTGATTCTGATATAG
- the LOC125201800 gene encoding uncharacterized protein LOC125201800 → MAKGGRKLTTSRSERYLGSFSGEAAAAASSASELREEDVWSVTDGAANGEWGSRASAAGNGSFRHGQVGGLSLAFDEPGGGAASRRVIRQFRMQDDVAGLPRGMATSAPVNVPDWSKIYRVDSVESSHDSDDGLDDPEMVPPHVYLAREHSRSRHSVFEGVGRTLKGRDLSRVRDAVWSQTGFDG, encoded by the coding sequence ATGGCAAAGGGTGGTCGGAAATTGACCACCAGCCGCAGCGAGCGCTATTTAGGAAGTTTCAGTggggaggcggcggcggcggcgagcTCTGCGTCGGAGCTGAGAGAAGAAGACGTCTGGTCAGTAACCGACGGCGCCGCCAATGGAGAGTGGGGCTCACGCGCTTCCGCCGCCGGCAATGGGAGCTTCCGCCACGGGCAAGTCGGCGGCCTGTCGTTGGCGTTCGACGAGCCCGGGGGCGGCGCGGCTTCGCGGAGGGTCATCCGCCAGTTCCGGATGCAGGATGACGTGGCGGGGTTGCCACGTGGCATGGCCACGTCGGCGCCGGTCAACGTGCCAGACTGGTCAAAGATTTACCGGGTCGACTCGGTCGAGTCGTCGCATGACTCGGACGACGGGTTGGACGATCCCGAGATGGTTCCGCCGCACGTGTACCTGGCGCGCGAGCACTCGCGGAGTCGGCACTCAGTGTTTGAGGGGGTCGGCCGGACGCTCAAGGGCCGGGATTTGAGCCGGGTCCGGGATGCGGTGTGGAGCCAGACCGGTTTCGATGGCTAA
- the LOC125207174 gene encoding uncharacterized protein LOC125207174 isoform X1: protein MIPRPNRSPAATPSPQPRNRPLSARNLAASLWRSTAAGGTASFDRLCFQFPTHNLEGATKWDCSDYFKSRKHVNEVETGRMRMMEVIENMADGVRAERRICKDIKKMNASLLRDIGDVKSSAVKLLHNLQRERKARVELEGACYGLAREIEGRRAETLALREQQQRVRLEVEKERRMRQMAEVWREEQAQIKLAEANVILEDKYAEVNGLIAELKAFLTSSDSNSNAEILSEVFGLVMTKGAKESNNARKSEAGTRSGGHGEGSMNKGSSTGQICSAKAKGSSRVINGCSARRNPHIVRAMKGHIEWPRLGSGSQVGEPENGAEAQGLKV, encoded by the exons ATGATTCCTCGCCCCAATAGAAGCCCCGCCGCCACTCCTTCTCCGCAGCCTCGAAACCGCCCTCTCTCCGCCAGAAACCTCGCCGCCTCGCTGTGGCGCTCCACTGCTGCCGGCGGCACCGCCTCTTTTGATCGCCTCTGTTTTCAG TTTCCGACTCACAATTTGGAAGGAGCTACGAAATGGGATTGCTCTGACTATTTTAAATCTCGAAAACATGTAAATGAAGTCGAAACGGGGCGAATGAGGATGATGGAAGTGATCGAGAACATGGCCGATGGTGTTAGAGCCGAGAGGAGGATTTGTAAAGATATAAAGAAGATGAATGCATCTCTTCTCCGCGACATTGGTGATGTTAAGTCATCAGCAGTGAAGCTCCTCCACAATCTCCAGAGGGAGAGGAAGGCGCGAGTGGAGTTAGAGGGCGCGTGCTATGGTCTAGCAAGAGAGATCGAAGGAAGAAGGGCGGAAACATTGGCCTTGAGGGAACAACAACAAAGGGTTAGATTGGAAGTTGAAAAGGAGAGGAGAATGAGGCAAATGGCTGAGGTTTGGAGGGAGGAGCAAGCGCAGATCAAGTTAGCCGAGGCAAACGTTATACTAGAGGATAAGTATGCCGAGGTAAACGGCCTCATAGCCGAGCTCAAAGCATTCCTGACAAGTTCAGATTCAAACTCAAATGCAGAAATTCTAAGTGAGGTTTTTGGCCTTGTGATGACCAAAGGTGCTAAGGAGTCAAACAACGCGCGAAAAAGTGAAGCTGGAACGAGGAGTGGCGGTCATGGTGAGGGATCGATGAATAAAGGCTCAAGCACTGGTCAAATTTGCTCAGCAAAGGCTAAAGGCTCATCAAGGGTGATCAATGGGTGTTCGGCTAGGAGGAATCCGCACATCGTTCGAGCTATGAAGGGGCATATTGAGTGGCCGAGGCTTGGCTCGGGAAGCCAAGTTGGAGAGCCAGAAAATGGTGCTGAGGCACAAGGCTTAAAAGTTTGA
- the LOC125207174 gene encoding uncharacterized protein LOC125207174 isoform X2: MIPRPNRSPAATPSPQPRNRPLSARNLAASLWRSTAAGGTASFDRLCFQFPTHNLEGATKWDCSDYFKSRKHVNEVETGRMRMMEVIENMADGVRAERRICKDIKKMNASLLRDIGDVKSSAVKLLHNLQRERKARVELEGACYGLAREIEGRRAETLALREQQQRVRLEVEKERRMRQMAEVWREEQAQIKLAEANVILEDKYAEVLRSQTTREKVKLERGVAVMVRDR; the protein is encoded by the exons ATGATTCCTCGCCCCAATAGAAGCCCCGCCGCCACTCCTTCTCCGCAGCCTCGAAACCGCCCTCTCTCCGCCAGAAACCTCGCCGCCTCGCTGTGGCGCTCCACTGCTGCCGGCGGCACCGCCTCTTTTGATCGCCTCTGTTTTCAG TTTCCGACTCACAATTTGGAAGGAGCTACGAAATGGGATTGCTCTGACTATTTTAAATCTCGAAAACATGTAAATGAAGTCGAAACGGGGCGAATGAGGATGATGGAAGTGATCGAGAACATGGCCGATGGTGTTAGAGCCGAGAGGAGGATTTGTAAAGATATAAAGAAGATGAATGCATCTCTTCTCCGCGACATTGGTGATGTTAAGTCATCAGCAGTGAAGCTCCTCCACAATCTCCAGAGGGAGAGGAAGGCGCGAGTGGAGTTAGAGGGCGCGTGCTATGGTCTAGCAAGAGAGATCGAAGGAAGAAGGGCGGAAACATTGGCCTTGAGGGAACAACAACAAAGGGTTAGATTGGAAGTTGAAAAGGAGAGGAGAATGAGGCAAATGGCTGAGGTTTGGAGGGAGGAGCAAGCGCAGATCAAGTTAGCCGAGGCAAACGTTATACTAGAGGATAAGTATGCCGAG GTGCTAAGGAGTCAAACAACGCGCGAAAAAGTGAAGCTGGAACGAGGAGTGGCGGTCATGGTGAGGGATCGATGA